A genomic region of Choristoneura fumiferana chromosome 17, NRCan_CFum_1, whole genome shotgun sequence contains the following coding sequences:
- the LOC141437335 gene encoding uncharacterized protein: MNETDTRSEEAVAMALSVAVTVISAIGLLLNAYILFVIVITKQPATASSVLLLHLGVVGLMASGAALCGGSGACACSALLHALHPLQLWTVCGLHADRAAAIAAPLHYAAIVSAKKVLISVASGWVAMAALLAPLATAQPPLVFNRGFGGCAPDCGAGPAALSFCLVYAILTLILPVLLVILCSLKILRIARYHRHRIAAAIYEVTLSAQVTVTHQRNPFSTPPPPRRRALSAILQPLGSLAILYFPYYCVLIWPAIAIPPQPVAAISAALLAAAPPVNSILYGILSRPLRDSLRNYRRKRMTKSEVTQEIQARTPSACGSRRPSLSAGSGCIRPPTTRRLSDAAAMGARGSERPAQRAASCNMLQDSQNEELSRPRVSAIPIIRAPPHVVLGRALGLEESVARERRRKRSPRITVTRAMSDESESPTRRPLCRQQSRSSGALLGGAGCSPALSENGNLDRPADEQLLLSWPQHQPHVNTHDAL; encoded by the exons CCAGCTACAGCATCATCAGTGCTGCTTCTTCATCTGGGCGTCGTGGGTTTGATGGCGAGTGGTGCGGCACTTTGCGGCGGCAGTGGCGCCTGCGCTTGCAGCGCTTTGCTGCACGCGCTGCACCCGCTGCAGCTGTGGACTGTGTGTGGCCTGCACGCCGACCGCGCCGCTGCAATCGCTGCGCCGTTGCATTACGCTGCGATCGTGTCTGCCAAGAAG GTGCTAATAAGCGTCGCAAGCGGCTGGGTGGCCATGGCGGCACTGCTGGCCCCGCTGGCCACGGCGCAGCCCCCGCTGGTGTTTAACAGGGGCTTCGGCGGCTGCGCGCCTGACTGCGGCGCCGGCCCCGCCGCCTTGAGCTTCTGCCTCGTATACGCTATACTAACTCTAATACTGCCGGTCTTACTTGTCATTCTCTGCAGCCTAAAAATCCTTCGCATAGCGCGATATCATCGACACAGGATCGCAGCGGCCATATACGAAGTTACGCTCTCAGCGCAAGTGACCGTCACACATCAGCGCAATCCCTTCTCGACCCCCCCACCGCCGCGACGCCGAGCGCTCTCCGCGATCCTGCAACCTCTCGGCTCTTTAGCTATACTGTACTTCCCGTACTACTGTGTTCTTATATGGCCAGCTATTGCTATACCGCCGCAGCCAGTAGCCGCTATCTCTGCGGCACTGCTCGCGGCGGCCCCACCGGTCAACAGCATTTTATACGGTATACTTAGTCGACCGCTCCGAGATTCTCTTCGAAATTACCGACGGAAAAGAATGACGAAAAGCGAAGTTACACAAGAGATTCAAGCGAGAACCCCGAGCGCGTGTGGGTCGCGGCGGCCGTCGCTTTCGGCCGGGTCGGGGTGCATCCGGCCACCGACGACGAGGCGGCTGTCCGACGCAGCGGCCATGGGAGCGCGTGGGTCGGAGCGGCCGGCTCAGCGCGCGGCATCGTGCAACATGCTCCAGGATTCTCAGAACGAGGAGCTGTCGCGGCCGCGTGTGTCGGCGATTCCCATAATCCGGGCGCCGCCGCACGTGGTGTTGGGGCGGGCTCTGGGGCTAGAGGAGAGTGTAGCGCGCGAACGGCGCCGGAAGCGCTCGCCGCGTATCACGGTAACGCGGGCGATGTCCGACGAGAGCGAGTCGCCGACGCGACGGCCGCTGTGCCGGCAGCAGTCGCGCTCGAGCGGCGCGCTGCTGGGCGGCGCCGGCTGCTCGCCCGCGCTCTCCGAAAACGGCAACCTAGACCGCCCGGCCGACGAGCAGCTGCTGCTATCCTGGCCTCAGCACCAGCCGCACGTCAACACTCACGACGCTTTATAA